Proteins encoded in a region of the Cytobacillus pseudoceanisediminis genome:
- a CDS encoding ABC transporter permease, whose product MGAFIKKDLLVFWRDRKEILMALLLPILIIVILNFAFSGLFKDEKAMQIDISVVQEDDVKKGKEQFAAAVEAKGLSPEEKSAVLAGADQLDPVKLIHDFLNSSDLEEWVTVKDFSEQEAAEQVKNGELDAIIKIPEGFTFELLSGVLLGETSQGSVTILAEEESSEVSTLQEVVHTFVNTVNTQFALGSQGVQATAEPILPKGGKEVVEGDDGADAYTISQYFTIAIGTLFALFMAQTVSLKTMTEKREQVFNRILLTNSHPLSFLIGKTVSAFILAILQFAITLTVVQLLLNVFPDKSFTFWAGLMVVLIAFALTVGGFPLYLRLLHFI is encoded by the coding sequence ATGGGTGCTTTTATAAAAAAAGATCTACTGGTTTTCTGGAGAGACCGCAAAGAGATCTTAATGGCATTATTGCTCCCCATCCTGATCATTGTGATCTTGAATTTTGCCTTTTCAGGCCTTTTTAAGGATGAAAAAGCGATGCAAATAGATATTTCAGTGGTGCAGGAGGATGATGTGAAAAAGGGGAAGGAGCAATTTGCAGCTGCTGTGGAAGCGAAGGGATTATCACCTGAAGAGAAAAGTGCAGTACTTGCAGGAGCAGATCAGCTAGATCCTGTAAAGCTTATTCATGATTTTCTGAACAGCTCTGATTTGGAGGAATGGGTGACTGTAAAGGACTTCAGTGAACAGGAAGCAGCAGAACAAGTGAAAAATGGGGAACTGGATGCGATTATTAAAATTCCAGAAGGGTTTACGTTTGAATTGTTATCCGGTGTTCTATTAGGGGAAACATCTCAAGGGTCCGTAACCATTTTAGCCGAGGAGGAATCGTCAGAGGTCAGCACCCTTCAAGAGGTCGTCCATACCTTTGTAAATACGGTAAATACGCAGTTTGCCCTTGGGAGTCAAGGAGTCCAGGCCACAGCAGAACCCATTTTGCCAAAGGGAGGCAAGGAAGTGGTTGAAGGGGATGATGGTGCGGATGCGTATACCATTTCCCAATATTTCACGATTGCAATCGGAACCCTTTTTGCCTTATTTATGGCTCAGACGGTTTCGTTAAAAACGATGACAGAAAAGCGGGAGCAGGTGTTCAATCGGATTTTATTAACGAATAGCCATCCGCTGTCCTTCTTAATTGGGAAAACGGTATCAGCTTTTATTCTCGCCATTCTGCAATTCGCGATTACCCTGACGGTTGTTCAATTGCTGTTAAATGTATTTCCGGATAAATCATTCACGTTTTGGGCGGGGTTAATGGTTGTCCTGATCGCATTTGCCTTAACAGTAGGGGGCTTTCCGCTTTATTTACGGCTCTTACACTTCATTTAA
- a CDS encoding carboxymuconolactone decarboxylase family protein translates to MTQRINYMQQSPEFVNKMMALSNAEKESSIEEKIIHLVHIRASQMNGCAFCVDMHIKQAKIHGEGELRLYHIPIWRESTLFSPRERAALEWTEILTKLPAHGVPDDIYDHVREHLSEKELSDLTFSIMAINAWNRISIAFKNVPGSADTAFGLTKAGL, encoded by the coding sequence ATGACACAACGTATTAATTACATGCAGCAATCTCCGGAATTTGTTAACAAGATGATGGCACTAAGCAATGCAGAGAAGGAAAGCTCAATTGAAGAGAAAATCATCCACCTCGTCCACATTAGAGCTTCACAAATGAATGGATGTGCATTTTGCGTGGATATGCATATCAAGCAGGCAAAGATCCATGGAGAGGGTGAGCTTCGCCTATATCATATCCCGATTTGGCGCGAATCCACTCTGTTTAGCCCACGCGAACGTGCAGCGCTTGAATGGACTGAGATTTTGACTAAGTTGCCTGCACACGGTGTTCCTGATGACATTTATGACCATGTTCGTGAGCACCTTTCAGAAAAAGAACTATCAGATCTTACCTTCTCTATCATGGCAATCAATGCCTGGAACCGTATCAGCATAGCTTTCAAAAATGTGCCGGGTTCTGCTGACACTGCTTTTGGATTGACTAAAGCTGGACTATGA
- the sigJ gene encoding RNA polymerase sigma factor SigJ: protein MQEMYMQYKGLLYKLAYQLTGSASDAEDVVHDVFLKLYDVPKEKLSEPKAYLCKMVTNRCYDLQKSARNKREQYFGEWLPEPLFHSSSNDDAIESVERGDLLSYAMIVLLERLTPTERVVFVLREALGFDYEEIAELVEKSTVNCRKLFSRARAKMGITSEELVHTETAPNELITDFLAALKQGNMKRMVSMLDPNVILVSDGGGKAKAAIFPIKTSDRVVRFLMGTVRKASMVEGAPQVEISKINEQPAFIQRSNDGIHTVGIIHTEGNLIRTIYIVRNPDKLKHTGI, encoded by the coding sequence ATGCAAGAAATGTACATGCAATATAAAGGATTGCTGTATAAGCTCGCCTATCAATTGACAGGATCTGCCTCTGATGCAGAGGATGTTGTGCATGATGTGTTTTTGAAATTATATGATGTTCCGAAGGAGAAGCTATCTGAGCCTAAAGCTTATCTTTGTAAAATGGTCACAAATCGATGTTATGATTTACAAAAATCAGCGCGCAATAAACGGGAGCAGTATTTTGGGGAGTGGCTTCCAGAGCCCCTGTTTCATTCAAGTTCGAATGATGATGCCATAGAATCAGTCGAGCGGGGTGATTTATTGTCTTATGCGATGATCGTACTGCTTGAACGGCTTACACCAACGGAGCGTGTTGTTTTTGTCCTTCGTGAAGCACTCGGCTTTGACTATGAAGAAATTGCAGAGCTCGTGGAAAAAAGCACGGTGAATTGCCGTAAACTGTTCAGTCGTGCCCGTGCAAAAATGGGGATTACCTCTGAAGAGCTTGTTCATACTGAAACAGCCCCTAATGAACTGATTACTGACTTTCTGGCAGCACTCAAACAGGGGAACATGAAGCGAATGGTATCCATGCTTGATCCTAATGTTATACTGGTCTCTGATGGAGGAGGAAAAGCAAAGGCTGCTATTTTTCCCATTAAAACGAGTGATCGCGTTGTTCGCTTTCTCATGGGAACTGTACGCAAAGCATCAATGGTTGAGGGAGCTCCCCAAGTTGAAATCAGCAAGATTAACGAACAACCTGCTTTTATACAACGTTCTAATGATGGCATTCATACGGTGGGTATCATTCATACAGAGGGAAATTTGATCCGGACTATATACATTGTCCGAAACCCAGACAAACTGAAGCATACAGGGATATAA
- a CDS encoding sensor histidine kinase encodes MKSYWLWILLNMVVWPFAIAYLNLPINQLPFYLFGVTFYFLLFFLVPLIEKKPIVLFFILGTKTVIAAATLFPYNDQFNPFLILILSLLIAEGFYRLPFRYSILNGAIGAFALGLTTLHSNLGWFLQTFIIVYILFLLLALIHYKKTKDHLMDLEARHEAIFSEFRDLKRRAVSEEELARQEERVLIAHEIHDSVGHKLTALIMQLEMFRLQTSENEQERVESLKELANESLNETRRAVKSLKANDTGGLPGILRLIRRLELENMMHIHFSVKYGAFSAPLTGEQSFVIYRSVQEALTNIMKHSDAKEAEITFEAPGGSILRFEIRNPFIGTEGYHEGFGLSQMRQRLEKHNGGLKVYQTEGHFIVTGFIKIR; translated from the coding sequence ATGAAATCCTACTGGCTATGGATCCTATTAAATATGGTTGTTTGGCCTTTTGCGATTGCTTATCTTAACCTTCCCATAAATCAATTACCATTTTACCTTTTTGGGGTAACATTTTACTTCCTGCTCTTTTTTCTCGTTCCATTGATCGAGAAAAAGCCCATTGTTTTATTTTTCATATTAGGTACTAAAACGGTTATTGCAGCAGCAACCCTATTTCCCTACAATGATCAATTTAATCCCTTTCTTATTCTCATCCTTTCCCTTCTAATTGCTGAGGGCTTTTATCGACTACCGTTTCGATACAGTATTTTGAATGGGGCAATTGGTGCATTCGCATTAGGGTTGACCACTTTACATAGTAATCTGGGCTGGTTCCTTCAGACTTTCATAATTGTATATATCCTATTCCTTTTGCTTGCTCTCATCCATTATAAAAAAACCAAGGATCATTTAATGGATCTGGAAGCACGCCATGAGGCTATTTTCAGTGAATTTCGCGATTTAAAACGGAGAGCTGTCTCTGAGGAGGAGCTTGCCAGGCAGGAGGAGCGGGTGCTGATTGCCCATGAAATCCATGATTCAGTTGGCCATAAACTGACCGCCCTTATCATGCAGCTGGAAATGTTTCGTCTGCAAACCTCAGAAAACGAACAGGAAAGAGTGGAATCATTAAAGGAACTGGCTAATGAAAGCCTCAACGAAACACGCAGGGCCGTAAAATCTCTTAAGGCAAATGACACCGGCGGGCTTCCTGGCATCCTGCGGTTAATTCGCAGGCTCGAATTGGAAAATATGATGCACATTCATTTCTCCGTCAAATACGGTGCCTTTTCTGCCCCGTTGACTGGTGAACAATCCTTTGTGATCTACAGATCAGTCCAGGAAGCCTTAACCAATATCATGAAGCATAGTGATGCAAAAGAAGCAGAAATCACCTTCGAAGCACCAGGCGGCAGCATATTACGATTTGAAATTCGAAACCCGTTCATTGGAACGGAGGGCTATCACGAAGGATTCGGACTAAGCCAAATGAGGCAGCGTTTAGAGAAGCATAATGGTGGTTTGAAGGTGTACCAAACTGAAGGACATTTCATAGTTACCGGATTCATTAAAATAAGGTAG
- a CDS encoding response regulator — MIRILLAEDQVMVRQGLKMMIETEPKFQVTGETDNGKEAIALCEKMQFDIAILDIRMPVMDGLKAAKIIQSRWPHTKILMLTTFDDDNYVMEALRIGVSGYILKNGDTDSLLRSIRSALKGGLSIEEGVAAKVVPQLMKQQDTKEPDPSLTPRERAILKCIGEGLSNNEIAERLAISTGTVKNNTSQILTKLDLRDRTQLAIYAIRHNLV; from the coding sequence ATGATTCGAATACTCCTCGCAGAAGACCAGGTAATGGTAAGACAGGGCTTAAAAATGATGATTGAAACTGAACCTAAGTTCCAAGTCACTGGTGAAACAGATAACGGCAAAGAAGCCATCGCCCTTTGTGAAAAAATGCAATTTGATATTGCCATTCTTGATATCCGAATGCCTGTAATGGATGGATTGAAGGCGGCAAAGATCATCCAATCACGCTGGCCCCATACCAAAATCCTAATGCTGACTACCTTCGATGACGATAATTATGTCATGGAGGCCCTTCGAATAGGCGTGAGCGGCTACATTCTAAAAAACGGTGACACGGATTCACTGCTCCGTTCAATCCGAAGTGCTCTAAAGGGCGGATTATCTATAGAAGAAGGGGTAGCTGCAAAGGTCGTTCCCCAGCTAATGAAACAGCAGGACACCAAGGAACCCGATCCTTCTCTAACACCCAGGGAACGGGCCATCCTAAAATGCATTGGAGAAGGGCTCAGCAATAACGAAATCGCAGAACGGCTTGCCATTTCCACAGGCACCGTAAAAAATAATACAAGCCAGATTTTGACGAAGCTGGATTTAAGAGACCGGACACAGCTCGCCATCTATGCCATCCGCCATAACCTTGTCTAA
- a CDS encoding ABC transporter permease — MYPVFYAQFLKDKRKPLLILTFIGLSILATLIFGNSAWQTNTTVSVFASGPNAEEIEQKWVKLLNKDNENTEYVISEEGEAREQVREGKRDVAILLMEQDYRLITASDMPNIQLIEQEVHKVFMEEAQLQAIAGSADTAELREEIDRYLEKPPLTVNTQSVNGGELTSHNMGTQLLFGFTLFIAMFTIGFKVNGINADKVSGVWNRLNLSPVSKTNMYTGHLLYSFFIGFFQMAAVFLIFEYVMNYEIGPLSLILTIAAVFTFSSVSLAMLVAGLTKTPEKFNMVYPSVIPIIPIISGVYVPPGVMDNPVFTFIADLFPMGYALEAMMDAALFDAGWSDILLPVSFMLLIAVIYMGIGINLGERGRR, encoded by the coding sequence ATGTATCCAGTGTTTTACGCTCAATTTCTAAAGGACAAACGAAAGCCGCTCCTAATCCTGACATTTATTGGCCTGAGCATCTTAGCTACCCTCATTTTCGGAAACTCTGCCTGGCAGACGAATACCACTGTTTCTGTGTTTGCCTCCGGGCCAAATGCCGAGGAGATTGAACAAAAATGGGTAAAGCTATTAAATAAGGATAATGAAAATACCGAATATGTTATATCGGAAGAAGGGGAAGCTCGTGAACAGGTTAGAGAGGGAAAAAGGGATGTTGCCATTCTATTAATGGAACAGGATTATCGCTTAATAACCGCATCTGATATGCCCAATATCCAGCTGATCGAGCAGGAGGTCCATAAAGTATTTATGGAGGAAGCACAGCTTCAGGCGATTGCAGGCTCTGCTGATACAGCTGAATTAAGAGAAGAAATCGATCGCTACCTGGAAAAACCGCCCCTGACCGTTAACACCCAAAGTGTGAATGGCGGAGAATTGACCAGCCATAATATGGGAACCCAGCTGCTGTTTGGCTTTACCCTGTTTATTGCCATGTTCACCATTGGATTTAAGGTTAATGGCATAAATGCGGATAAAGTCAGCGGGGTGTGGAACCGTCTGAACCTTTCGCCAGTAAGTAAAACCAATATGTATACCGGCCATTTGCTGTATAGCTTTTTCATTGGATTTTTTCAAATGGCCGCTGTTTTTCTGATATTCGAATATGTCATGAACTATGAAATAGGGCCGCTTTCCCTTATTCTGACGATTGCCGCCGTGTTTACATTTAGCAGTGTAAGCTTGGCTATGCTGGTTGCCGGCTTGACCAAAACGCCGGAAAAGTTCAACATGGTTTATCCATCTGTTATTCCGATTATCCCGATTATCAGCGGTGTGTATGTGCCGCCGGGTGTAATGGATAATCCGGTATTCACCTTTATTGCTGACCTTTTCCCTATGGGTTATGCACTAGAAGCGATGATGGATGCTGCTCTTTTTGATGCAGGCTGGAGTGATATTCTGCTGCCGGTTTCGTTTATGCTGCTGATTGCCGTTATCTATATGGGGATTGGGATTAATTTAGGGGAACGGGGCAGGAGGTAA
- a CDS encoding nuclease-related domain-containing protein gives MNSNKRKNSEKVAARIGELGEYKIDIQLDQLSKDYKHLSDVLVKNPKAKTGYSQLDHIVITPFGVFVIETKNYQGTIYGGKDRKTWSVNGKFKMMNPFIQNYGHIQALKNFLDQKYHHLFISMVSFTKRSTFKIDDLELRKIASNDLIVYDVELFDYIHRKVSVLKLQHKEPLLNDNEVLMIYDAIYAANITDPSIREKHVQTLKESRPNEKETVTKENQPEKCCVCNKLVSEKVKAFCLSNKRFNGKIYCFEHQKDL, from the coding sequence ATTAACTCAAATAAAAGAAAAAATAGCGAGAAGGTTGCAGCACGTATAGGTGAGTTAGGGGAATACAAAATTGATATTCAATTAGATCAGCTTTCGAAGGATTATAAGCATCTTAGCGACGTGCTAGTTAAAAACCCAAAAGCAAAGACAGGTTACTCACAGCTTGATCATATAGTGATTACTCCGTTTGGTGTCTTTGTAATCGAAACTAAAAATTATCAAGGGACCATTTATGGAGGAAAAGATAGAAAAACATGGTCCGTAAATGGCAAGTTTAAAATGATGAATCCATTTATTCAAAATTACGGACATATACAAGCATTAAAGAATTTCCTTGATCAAAAATACCATCATCTATTTATTTCAATGGTTTCCTTTACGAAACGCAGCACGTTTAAAATTGATGACCTCGAACTTAGAAAAATAGCTTCTAATGATTTAATTGTTTATGATGTGGAATTATTCGATTACATACATAGGAAAGTATCGGTTCTAAAGCTGCAGCATAAAGAGCCTTTGCTTAATGATAATGAGGTTTTGATGATTTATGACGCAATTTATGCAGCAAATATAACAGATCCATCTATTAGAGAGAAGCATGTGCAAACGCTAAAAGAAAGTAGGCCCAATGAAAAAGAGACAGTTACGAAAGAGAATCAGCCGGAAAAATGCTGCGTATGCAACAAACTGGTTTCGGAAAAAGTGAAAGCATTTTGTTTGTCGAATAAAAGGTTTAATGGGAAGATCTATTGTTTTGAGCATCAAAAAGATTTATAA
- a CDS encoding nucleoside triphosphate pyrophosphohydrolase has product MPIYNKLVRDRIPEVITRNGKKFSTRILENEEYIEELKKKSFEELEEYLKAQTDEEAIEELADILEILHALAKVHGSTMRDVDEIRKSKAEKRGVFRDKVFLIEVED; this is encoded by the coding sequence ATGCCTATCTACAATAAACTTGTCCGAGACCGCATCCCAGAGGTTATTACTCGTAATGGAAAAAAGTTTTCAACAAGAATATTAGAAAATGAAGAATATATAGAAGAATTAAAGAAAAAGAGCTTCGAAGAGCTAGAGGAATACCTTAAAGCACAAACTGATGAGGAAGCAATCGAGGAACTGGCAGATATTCTGGAAATCCTTCATGCATTGGCCAAAGTTCATGGTTCTACAATGCGGGATGTGGATGAAATTCGTAAAAGTAAAGCGGAAAAAAGAGGTGTATTTCGAGATAAAGTATTCCTAATTGAGGTTGAAGATTAA
- a CDS encoding HNH endonuclease yields MLKVENVSKRSSLDPFYQVLASFYGGKCFYCSKTIKNMEQAHVDHFIPWSFVQADQLWNLVIACTACNLSKNDKLATDVFLETD; encoded by the coding sequence TTGCTGAAGGTTGAAAATGTTTCAAAGCGTTCATCTTTAGACCCTTTTTATCAAGTGCTTGCTTCTTTCTATGGTGGGAAATGCTTTTATTGCAGTAAAACTATCAAGAATATGGAACAAGCCCATGTCGATCATTTTATCCCATGGAGCTTTGTTCAAGCGGATCAGCTATGGAATTTAGTGATTGCCTGTACAGCCTGCAATCTCTCAAAAAATGATAAGCTGGCAACGGATGTATTTTTGGAAACTGATTGA
- a CDS encoding ATP-dependent nuclease: MKILKEEDELYDLEEEEEWFENPGGIPGVVLSRLPNFLLIPAQDKVEELSGTSGALMKTLSKLFEDVRNASPHYLEAQKYLNLLQEELDPSDDTKEFGKMMKGLNKIVEDVFPNTRLLATANLSDANKSIKPIFEIKMSNNVNTPIENQGTGVIRSAVFAMLRYRTMRETAGNIAPLIIGFEEPEIYLHPNAAHQLRDTIYELANTSSNQIICTTHSPFMIDLSRKSNQVLNHFIGEEIVQQYGSTEYRIEKITSNPFNITDAFKALQGEDRTYVKMLLKMDDYMAKIFFAERVLIVEGDTEDIVIREAISRMPQEVRKDILHNWHVVKARGKASIISLAKYLRSMGIHPYVIHDKDEGTAGAEVFNEPIKEVVGEERRVMLENCIEDVLGYPAPSSDKPYRAHKYLNSNWGNSWDEVTGDWKTIMEELFFTSFNLISEEVAEEGVEKQKTHRKGIAIAKKEFLAVKPVEHNH; this comes from the coding sequence TTGAAAATACTAAAAGAAGAGGATGAACTCTATGATTTGGAAGAGGAAGAAGAATGGTTTGAAAATCCAGGAGGAATCCCTGGGGTAGTGTTATCACGTCTCCCAAATTTTCTTTTAATTCCAGCACAAGATAAGGTAGAAGAACTTTCAGGAACAAGTGGAGCACTAATGAAGACCTTGAGTAAGTTATTCGAGGACGTTCGAAACGCCTCGCCTCATTATTTGGAAGCACAGAAATACTTGAATCTACTTCAAGAAGAATTAGACCCTTCAGATGATACAAAAGAATTTGGGAAAATGATGAAAGGGTTAAACAAAATAGTAGAGGATGTATTTCCTAATACACGCTTATTAGCTACTGCTAACCTGTCTGATGCAAACAAAAGTATTAAGCCTATTTTTGAAATAAAGATGAGTAATAATGTAAACACCCCGATAGAGAATCAAGGAACTGGAGTAATAAGGTCAGCTGTCTTTGCAATGTTAAGATATCGAACAATGCGTGAAACTGCAGGCAATATAGCTCCTTTAATTATAGGTTTTGAGGAACCAGAGATTTATTTACATCCTAATGCAGCTCATCAATTAAGAGATACTATTTATGAATTAGCCAATACTTCTAGTAATCAAATAATATGTACTACTCATTCTCCGTTTATGATTGATTTAAGTAGGAAATCAAACCAGGTTCTAAACCACTTTATTGGAGAAGAAATAGTTCAGCAATATGGTTCTACAGAGTATCGAATTGAAAAAATTACTAGCAACCCCTTTAACATTACCGATGCATTTAAAGCTCTTCAAGGAGAAGACAGAACTTATGTTAAGATGCTTTTAAAGATGGATGATTACATGGCAAAAATTTTCTTTGCAGAAAGGGTATTAATCGTTGAGGGTGATACAGAAGATATTGTTATTAGGGAAGCGATAAGTAGAATGCCACAGGAAGTAAGAAAAGATATACTGCATAACTGGCATGTAGTAAAAGCAAGAGGTAAAGCGTCAATAATATCCTTAGCAAAATATTTAAGGTCTATGGGTATTCATCCTTATGTCATTCATGATAAAGATGAGGGAACCGCTGGAGCAGAGGTCTTTAATGAACCAATAAAAGAAGTTGTTGGCGAGGAACGAAGAGTGATGCTTGAGAATTGTATTGAAGACGTTTTAGGTTATCCTGCTCCATCAAGTGACAAGCCTTATAGAGCTCATAAATACCTCAATTCCAATTGGGGAAATAGTTGGGATGAAGTCACAGGCGATTGGAAAACAATTATGGAGGAACTGTTTTTTACCTCGTTTAACTTAATTAGTGAAGAAGTTGCTGAAGAGGGTGTGGAAAAGCAGAAAACTCATAGAAAAGGAATAGCAATTGCTAAAAAGGAATTCTTAGCTGTGAAGCCAGTTGAACATAACCATTAA
- a CDS encoding ABC transporter ATP-binding protein: MLETVKLTKSFKDKKVVDEINLYLHTGESVGLLGPNGAGKSTTISMIASLIKPTSGDVKLDGKSTIQNPSNLRKVLGVVPQEIALYEELSAYENLKFFGKAYRVEKETLEVRIQEVLDMVGLKDRQKELIKTFSGGMKRRINIAAALLHNPKILILDEPTVGIDPQSRNHILETVRELNQTQGTTVLYTSHYMEEVEQLCNRVYIMDHGKVIATGSKEELLSILSSEDTIGVQLSKRSEAFTDKIKTLPDVLQVEQTSEGLRILAKKNHHLLSSLVHAAEKEGIQIMNYQVEIPSLEDVFLHLTGKTLRD; the protein is encoded by the coding sequence ATGCTCGAAACCGTAAAACTGACGAAAAGCTTTAAAGATAAAAAAGTGGTGGATGAAATTAACCTATACCTGCATACAGGCGAATCAGTCGGCCTGCTTGGGCCAAACGGCGCAGGCAAATCAACAACGATTTCCATGATTGCATCCCTCATTAAGCCGACTTCCGGGGATGTAAAGCTTGATGGGAAAAGCACGATTCAAAACCCTTCAAATCTTCGAAAAGTACTTGGAGTAGTACCGCAGGAAATCGCTTTATACGAGGAGCTATCAGCGTATGAAAACCTGAAGTTTTTCGGGAAAGCCTATCGCGTTGAAAAAGAAACCCTGGAAGTCCGTATTCAGGAAGTCTTGGATATGGTCGGCTTAAAGGATCGCCAAAAGGAGCTGATTAAAACCTTTTCCGGCGGAATGAAACGAAGAATCAACATCGCTGCCGCGCTGCTGCATAATCCGAAAATCCTCATACTCGATGAACCGACTGTCGGCATTGACCCCCAGTCACGAAACCATATATTAGAAACGGTTCGTGAATTAAATCAAACCCAGGGCACTACCGTCCTGTATACGAGCCATTACATGGAGGAAGTCGAGCAATTATGCAATCGGGTCTATATTATGGATCATGGAAAAGTTATCGCAACGGGCAGCAAGGAAGAATTGCTGAGTATTTTATCAAGTGAAGATACCATCGGGGTTCAGCTCAGCAAGAGAAGCGAAGCATTCACGGATAAAATTAAAACACTGCCGGATGTCCTCCAAGTTGAACAAACGAGTGAAGGGCTTCGTATTCTGGCGAAAAAGAATCATCATCTTTTAAGCAGCCTTGTGCATGCCGCAGAAAAAGAAGGTATTCAAATTATGAACTATCAAGTAGAAATTCCAAGCCTGGAGGACGTCTTTCTGCACCTGACAGGTAAAACATTGCGGGATTAA